A stretch of DNA from Candidatus Acidiferrales bacterium:
CGCACGGCGGAGGACGTTTCGCGAGCGGCCGCTGCCATCGACGACATGTTCCGCAACTCCGACGCCCCCACCAAGACCGAGACGGAAAAGGCCTTCACCTTGAGCTTCACCTCCATGCTGGGCAACGTGAAGCTCTTTCTCGCGCTCATCGCTGCCGCGGTTGTCTTCGCCATCCTCCTGGTCACAATAAACACCATGGCCATGTCGGTGCGCGAACGGACCGGCGAAGTCGCGGTTCTAAGGACGCTAGGCTTCCGCCGCTGGCAGGTGTTGGGGCTGCTCATGGGCGAATCGGTGGTCATTGCGCTAGCCGGCGGCCTGGTAGGAATCGTGGGCGCCAAACTCCTGTTCGGGACTCTTGACATGTACAGGCTCACCCAGGGGATCATCCAGCACTTCAACATCAGTCCGCTGACCGTGTTCCTCGGGTTGAGCCTTGCCGCCCTGGTGGGAGTGATCAGCGCCACCGTGCCGGCATGGCGGGCAGTGAACGGCTCCATCGCCGCGGCGATGCGTCAGGTCGGCTAAGGGGGAACAGCGATGCTGATCCCGCTGAAATACAACTTGCGCAACCTGCGTGTGCGGAGAATCACCACCCTGATTACCGCCGTGGGCGTGGGACTCACCGTGACGGTTTTCATCGCGGTGATGGCGTTGGTCGACGGCATGCGCAACACGTTTGTCTCCACGGGCGAGCCGTTGAACCTCCTGGTCATCCGTCAGGGCTCCCAGACCGAGACCGCGAGCATCATCATGCGCGAGCCTGCCGATGTGATTCCGACGCTAGAGGGCATCGCCACCGATGCCCAGGGCCAGCCCATGGTCTCCGTCGAGCGCATGATTTTCATCAACCAGCCACGGCGAACGGGTGGCACCTCCAATCTGGTCATTCGCGGGTTGGAAGAGCGCGGGCGCGAGCTGCGACCAAAGGTGAAGCTGGTGGAAGGCCGGTGGTTTCGTCCCGGGTTGCGCGAACTCACGGTGAGCCGCTCCATCGCCGAGCGCTTCGTGGATTGCGGCCTGGGCGAACACCTGGGCACCGGCAAGGCCCAGTGGACGGTGGTCGGCGTCTTCGACGCCGGCCAGACTGCCTACGGGTCAGAGATCTGGACGGACGTAAACGATCTGGGCAACGCGTTCGAGCGTTCGACCTATGCTTCGGTGCTGCTGCGCGCGCGGGATTCGGATCTCC
This window harbors:
- a CDS encoding FtsX-like permease family protein; translated protein: MLIPLKYNLRNLRVRRITTLITAVGVGLTVTVFIAVMALVDGMRNTFVSTGEPLNLLVIRQGSQTETASIIMREPADVIPTLEGIATDAQGQPMVSVERMIFINQPRRTGGTSNLVIRGLEERGRELRPKVKLVEGRWFRPGLRELTVSRSIAERFVDCGLGEHLGTGKAQWTVVGVFDAGQTAYGSEIWTDVNDLGNAFERSTYASVLLRARDSDLLRALTDRISNDRRLQLKAMPETQYFSEQTAAATPIQLLGNIVALIMAVGSAFAAMNTMYATVAARVREVAVLRVLGFSRGSVLLSFLVESLILAAIGGMIGVLLALPLNGLATGTTNWLSFSEMTFQFRITPALLLQGLLFAVVMGVVGGLLPAVRAARQPAALALRAL